The sequence GTACAACTTCTAAAAGAGTGTCTGAAATGATAATTTGTTTGTATGGGTGGTCCATtctatcgccaaatagggctacaagcctagggtgTAGATTTCCAAAGAAGGTACAAggaattggtgcccaaaaccaaaaCTAGTGTTTGGAATTAGTTCTTAGACATCATGAATGGATCATTTCCAAAATCCCAAAGAGTAGGAGTTGCCGGTAAGGCTTGTTTGAGAAAGTaaggccttttactcatcttgagtaggcccaagttTAGTGAAaatgtgtgtagtttcatccaaggtgtggagtccttccttgcatgACCCTTGTAGTCATTTGAAGGGTCACtagtctaaccttgtttgggccTGTTCTTAGGAGCttgggtagggctctgcatcacTAATACATCAGTGTTCCACAGGGACGTGTTTGCCCCCCTTTTGGGTTGCGTCTATGAGATGGGGATGTTTTCGAGACGGGGATGCAACGTATCCTATCATCCCACCACCGCCACTAGAGCTTCGCCGGAGATGGGGAAACGTCTCCACGAGACGTGGGGACATCCCCAAGTCTCCTTGGGAGACatctccacgtctccttgggagatgcAGAGGTGTTTCTCGAGGGGTGGGGAGACGCCTAGACATCTCCCATCGCCCCACGTCAAATgcaaaaattttaatttaatttatttttaaaaaagtgaCATTTTTGGGGGTTGGGGGGTAACCCTAATTTGACGTGGGCCCCACCCattcccccaaaacaacacaaccattttatttgtttatttcacTCTCATTTTGAAAGACTGGTTTTTTTTCTAGCAAGTTGAAGAGGAAAAAATTGTAGAAGACTAATTGAAGGAGTGAGAAAAGTGATCGCAAGTGTGATAGGAGTGAGAAGAAGCAAGAATAAGAGGAGGAAGGAGATTCTACTACatcttggagagatttttcaagcacaaggtagggtttttcttgtttttttggttttattttcttgttttcaatgtcatttttggttctttcatctttgtttgtttagctttaaattattatttttttcctattcatcattttgccctcaagttTTAACATTAAATctgattttgagatgaataggaaaataaatttatttgttaaactaggctgattttattttcatttttatttttatttttattttgtgaaatgcaatgtcaatttcacaatgagctcccaggacatgagtgaggatgagatggaaatccattctcatagtgaaaaggattcagaatttgaacctgaaaatgaggggggtgaccatggggctaatcatggagcccaatctagttccatggcgagtgcaccagctagtacaggtttCTCTTCAAAATTGTTGGCACTGTATGCTAGGGGtccttttgatcctaagtctcctctcaaACAATTTGTTTCaagaatatcagtacaaggcacatcacattcaggtgagggaacaaggaagtggaagtgcaacattTGTGAGACTAAATGGTTTGGTAGCATCaatagggtgaatgcacactttcttttTTGGACAGGAAAAGGTGTGAGTCATTGTAAGTTTTTTAAGGAAGCTAAAAAAATTAAGTACATAATTGAGTTTAACaagctttggggggttccagatgacacaactATTTCAATGCCTACTATTTTGTCTGCTAGGGTAGCCCTTCAACACAACCAAAATCcgccacatacttctcatgcttcgcaaacaggaggaatgatgtttggatctccatccacttccacttctggTCCCACCAGGGAAGGGAAATGTAGGTTGCAGACGACACAAAGCAACCCCATTGCTAATATGTTTAATGTGCaactgagagatgagatagatgaatccattggcaagtttgtctttgccaatggcattctaTTTCATGTTACACAatctccttattatagggagatgatggctatggtgggGAAGGGAGGAACATCTTATGTGCCATCAGGTGAGACGAAAacgaggacctcgatcttggataagtgttattccaagatcaatattttgatggagaagatgaaggtatGTTGGGTGAcatcggggtgcagcatagttatggatgggtggatagacattagccatcgtccactcatcaacatcatggtcacgtgtagagggcccatacttccttagagtaGTTGATTGTACAAGGcatcacaaagatgttgattttcagTTTCAGGTCCTCAAGGAGGCTATTGAGAaagttgggccacaaaatgtggtccaagtagtgacaaatACATCCCATGTGTGTAGAGAAACAAGGAGACACATTGAGGCAGCCTATAgccacatttggtggaccccatgttgtgtgcatgacatgaacaatgcactcaaggacatggggaagattgactggattagaggagtgatcaccgatgcgagagatgtgtagatgtttatctgcaaccaccacacttcacatgcactcttcaggacctttgCGAAGgtgttcttgaaaccagttgagactagatacgcatcctatttcattctcttgtaAAGAATGAttggcattgcaactcatggttatgactaatgagtgaaATAGGTGGGCTGAGAccaaggagatagtgaagagtgatgtgttttggattgatgcgaaatacattgtctccatcatttcttcaatattccaggtgatcagatatggggatgtgGATGCATCTAACCTtggaggtgtatgagtgcattgactctttGCTTGACCAGATGAAGGttgttgtgcgagtgaaggaccccccTCTCTaacattctacaatgagcaaatctgGCCTATCATTCAATGCaaatgggacaagttgaacactcatTTGCATATggttgcctttgccttgaatcctaagtggtacaaggctagatcGGGTAGAGTGAcaccgattcaggatgatgaggCGAAGaagggtttctttaggtgcatagagaagatatTTGATTCCAAAGATGTCAACACAATTCACACtaagtggggaagatttgccactcttagaggctaTTCAAATGCAacaaagatggatatagaaactATGGCAAAGAAGGaaccacttttgtggtggaattgtcatggcttGAAATCTTTGACCGCCACTttagccatccgtctgctatcccagggTTCCAATTCTTCAACtactgagaggaactggtctacatataacATCATCCACTCTtgtaagaggaacagacttacctctaagagagcagagaagcttgtggttgtacacAATGTTTTGCGTCTCATGGACCGCAAAACACTTGTGTATAAGGAGAGTCTAGTGGCATAATGGAATGTAGAGACAAAGGAGCCttcacaaattgatgaggatgatcctaccacttcagatgtagggtgggttggtgtgagcttgagtgatcttgatcttcaggagtctAGCAATTCCAGTGAGGAGTTCAcaaatgattagaggcctccattcgctacattttgagttttgccATTTTACATTTTggcattttgtctttgactcttttgtaatgctattgctattagtatttatatttggctactcattgtaatgatgaatcatgtaatcatcttaaTAGACTTAGCAATGGCAtcaaatattcatattttccatttTCAATATAATAggaatctccaatttgacaatttcatttgtcaaattttatttagcaattagcattTGAAGAAATCTTCGTATTttgatttagtatttcaaatttcctatagtttcatttgaaatgtaattcttatattgttatactatcatacatcttttcaaaactagtttttcaagtactatatgtatatgtataactatatcagcaccaccaccccctGCTgctgtccccaaacttaggcccttggtcccccgtcCCAAAAACCTGTCCTCTCATCCCCCTCATCCGCTCATCCCCAACATCGGTGTAACACTCTAATACATAAATATTTTGCTTATACCAACATAACTAACACCAAGATTCACAACTTAAAATTCAATATTATATGCCTCCTTGAAAATTGAACTTGAATCCCCACATTGAAATTCAATACATAAACAAATTAAGCTCAACCCTTGGATAATATATTCtatatcaaaaaaaatataatattaataaaaattatgCCACTTCGATGCCAGTAATCAGCTTAAACCACATGCTAATTGGGATTTACCATATTTAAGCAGTTCTACATACTGGCCAAAAATTTAAAATTGCAGCCGCCATAGACACTACAAATAATTTCAGTCACAATATCGTGACTGCAAGAGGAAGCATCCGTGCAATGAAGAGAATTGTTGTAAAAAAATATTATGGACTAGTGTGGGGACGGCCTGCAGCCTTTCCACACAGCAGAGCATTCTGAGGAATATCATATTCATCTCCAAGGGTTACAATCCTCAGGTAGGTTTGCTGACCCAGGTACTGTCTTTCCCATGTCTGTGACCTCAAATTCCACATTCCTGGATTATCTAAGCTCAACAGAACGGCGGTCCATGACTTTGGATAGACCTGAACCAAACCCATCAAGGAATTTGAGTAGATATTTCATTGAAATGTAAATACATGTGTTTATATACACTATATAAGTGTTAAATATGCATTATAGCATGATTGATTTGGTTACCCACCTGGGTTGTACAGCGAGAAACTGCATCAAACACATTGTAGCTCTTCCTGCTTGCAAGTGTCCATTCTCCTCCTTCCATTCTGTTACATTACAACAAAAGGGTTCATGATTTTTTCTACTTTTTGAGATACAATGAGAAGACCAGAACTGGAAAGACTTCATAATTTTTAAATTTGTAACTTACCCTGCTACAAAGAAGTTGAATCCATCCAAATGCCATGACTGGATGGTGTTTTCATTGTTCTGGAACACAATCTCAATGAAAGCCCTGTGCTCTGCAGAGATGGCAGCAGTCTGCAAATAAGGAGATCTACCGTCTGGGTTATTAGGAATGCCACCTAAGGTGAACAATCCACCAATGTGGAAGTAATCTGCAAGCTTCAATGGTGTGTCAGGGTTTATGAAGGAAATGCCATTCACTGCATAACGTTGTTTGCCACTGATCAAGGGGGCAGAGTTTGCAAGCTTGAAAGTTTGAGCAATGGCAATGTTCCCATAATGATATGATCCTTGGGGGTTAGGGCGAGGTCCATTGCTTGTCAAGTTCCGTCTGCACAACAATTACATTGCATCAGTTGAGAATTTAGAACAACATAGAGAGATCTAAAAACAAATAGCACTCTCCCCATTTGATTAGGGCAAAAATTGTAGGGTTTTTCTCTCGTTAAAAGAAAATTATGATCTTTTTCCTCCCAGTCTTTGTTGTCATACCCATATCCCATAATCAGTCACCTGTGCTTAGAAGTCTATTATGAGATCCAGATTTCATTAAGCAAACAGATTATTTCTTCACATCTATAAAGATCCTTTGCAAACTTGAAACATTGGTTCTACCATATCCAGGATATACATTAGCTTTGAAACATTGGTTCTCCTATATCCAGGATATACATTGTAGCTAATGCCTTCTTTACAAAGGCGTATGTACCCAAAATTGAGGGGAGATTTCAAATTGGAATTTACTTTTCAAACAGGAAGATTGTTTATATCAGGGGAGAGGATTTAGTAGTTGAGCATCTTAACTTTGCACTTTTCAAAATTTTATGTAACAGAAttcaaatcatttttattttttacagCGGCTTATTTGGTGAGTCCCCTGCTTAAAACTAAAGTTTGAGGACCACATTATCAATATGATGCCACATTCCTAACtttgcacttctcaaaatcctGTGGCAattttcaaatcactcccaattttttagaTCTTACTTGGTAAGTCCCCTGCTTAAAACTAAAGTGagacatcatcaaatatgatgccatatCAGCATGCTTTGATGAGATGTTCATAAagacccaaaaaaataaaatatcagaCCTGTAGTTGAGCACTAAGTCATTTAATATACTAATGTGGCATCATATTATTTGTTGATTTTGAGATCTAAAGAATATGAATACTCTAATCAACATTAACAACTTTAAGTTTTTAAATCTAAGAAATATGAATACTTATGATCAACATTAACAACTTTGTCAATAAATACTGCCACACTCCTGAATCCTTTGCCCTAAAACTTATGAAACtatgaaacaaaatgcaaaaccttAAGTTAACAAGAATAGAACTAAACCTGATTGATTTGGCTTGGTTCACAGACCAATCAATCTGAGTGGTTGGACCCGATGGAATAGGTCCAGAAACACCCTTCCGTGAATTGCTGTAGTCGAGAATTCCTAGCCCTGTCAGAATAGGACTGGTGAAACGAGTAGAAGCAACCATATGGTAGTCCTGAGGTGGCTGATTAGCAGTAATCAGAACAGAGTAGCTCTGACCAACATGGATGTCTAGAGAATCATAGAAGTTTTGGACAGTGTGAGATCCCTCCACTTCTACAAGCTTCATTTTGTGACCCTGTATCCTGAAATTCAGAGAGGATGACAATCCTACATTTGATATCCGTAGTCGatatgtttttcctgcaacaagtAGATCGAAGACCTCAGAGATTTGTTTGCAAAGTAAATATAACTGTCAGAGATTAAACAGGCTTTAGTTTCAATTTTGCAGTCAGATTCACCAGTAATAGGGTTTACCTTGTTCCACTGTAAATGAGTAACCATTTGAGCCTCGCCCATTAATGAGGACACCATCAGGGTTACCTAGAGATTTGCCATTGTCAAGCATTGTCCTAAGGGCCTGCACACAAGTAGCAAACGCACAGAGAGGGTGTTATGCTAATATATAGCAGTACAAAAAAATGCACAGGCAGAAATGGAAGCTAAACAATCATTAATAACATCAGAGAAATTAGGCTCTTCAAATTAAGTATATAAAATTTTCAGTTTGTTTATCAGCTCTAATAACTTACAGTGTGGCTGGCCTTGTACCAGTCACCTATCAGAAGAGTGATGTCACCATCAGGTTCAGGAAATGGAACGGGGATTCTGGGCCTGCTAACAATTTTAATGCCTCCAAATCCTCCTGCTGCCTTATGGAAGTACATTGACGGAAAATAGAAAAAGCTGCCTATCTGATCCTTCATTTGGAACTTATATGTAAAGTTTGTTCCAGGCGGTATGGGACAGTTGGTTCCAAAAACTCCATCTTGCCAGGAGTTTCTCCTCTGTTGTACCCCATTCCTGTAATATAACATATATATCTGTTTAATGCATACTCCACtataaatgattgaaaacaatgagATTTGACAAATATCAGACTCAAAACTTACCATGACAATAAGAAAGGCTCATTTAAGTTATTATATACATTAATAATAATGTTGTCATTTGTTACACTATCAATCTGAGGTCCAGGAAACTGACCGTTGATTAGAATTCCCTGCAATAACACCAATACAGATCTTAGATTGATGCAAACAAGCCACCTTTCATAATATTTAACTAAATggactctttcaagtatttgtgaCTTTCAAATGAGGCGAAGAGAAATCACCTGCTGAGGGACACCAAGAGGCCATATGGTGCCATATGTAACTTTCCATGTAAAGAACTTATATGGATCTTCAGCTAGAGCAGATGAACTAAATAATGCTATGATGAGATACACATGAACAATGGGACACCAAACAGAACCCATTGATCTTCCCGGCCCAACTCTTGATATAGCAACTCCTTTACTCAGTAGAATGGATAAATTTCTTAATGATCTGCACATAGAAAAgcataatttcaatataaaattGTTCTTTCTCAGTGTTCAAT is a genomic window of Cryptomeria japonica chromosome 7, Sugi_1.0, whole genome shotgun sequence containing:
- the LOC131040410 gene encoding L-ascorbate oxidase homolog — protein: MGSVWCPIVHVYLIIALFSSSALAEDPYKFFTWKVTYGTIWPLGVPQQGILINGQFPGPQIDSVTNDNIIINVYNNLNEPFLLSWNGVQQRRNSWQDGVFGTNCPIPPGTNFTYKFQMKDQIGSFFYFPSMYFHKAAGGFGGIKIVSRPRIPVPFPEPDGDITLLIGDWYKASHTALRTMLDNGKSLGNPDGVLINGRGSNGYSFTVEQGKTYRLRISNVGLSSSLNFRIQGHKMKLVEVEGSHTVQNFYDSLDIHVGQSYSVLITANQPPQDYHMVASTRFTSPILTGLGILDYSNSRKGVSGPIPSGPTTQIDWSVNQAKSIRRNLTSNGPRPNPQGSYHYGNIAIAQTFKLANSAPLISGKQRYAVNGISFINPDTPLKLADYFHIGGLFTLGGIPNNPDGRSPYLQTAAISAEHRAFIEIVFQNNENTIQSWHLDGFNFFVAGMEGGEWTLASRKSYNVFDAVSRCTTQVYPKSWTAVLLSLDNPGMWNLRSQTWERQYLGQQTYLRIVTLGDEYDIPQNALLCGKAAGRPHTSP